The Arachis hypogaea cultivar Tifrunner chromosome 16, arahy.Tifrunner.gnm2.J5K5, whole genome shotgun sequence genome contains a region encoding:
- the LOC112697750 gene encoding uncharacterized protein: MTSNFDRWEKDPFFEAAEEVQESADRLESAYRTWIRSTKDDSSVWNSDELRRDLNTALGTAKWQLDEFNRAVKSSYSRSSIEDTRNRHRDFVAAIDEKITKVEYSLYESDQSGCEAPRPWARLDEGEQDELALFLSGMPATGNPRIVDTDSVSNCSKNAHALSGLGEAKEDRLNAHRRAASASADIGSWKIAVSDDAQQWSSSSGSSGPMPKVASLSAFLSSMGSVPVLKWPRNGYRKLNHKEPDNALLPMTELKKGNKASFEKSKSCLESSDESYDKQLYGWYGAIQRQIRRSQYQMRYSQPVRITVSVVVLLCLIVLIAIRAM; the protein is encoded by the exons ACGTCCAATTTTGACCGGTGGGAGAAAGATCCTTTCTTTGAAGCTGCCGAAGAAGTTCAGGAATCTGCAGACAG GTTGGAATCTGCATATAGGACATGGATTCGTTCCACAAAAGATGATTCCAGCGTGTGGAACTCTGATGAGCTTCGTAGAGATCTAAATACTGCTCTTGGCACTGCTAAATGGCAG TTAGATGAATTCAATCGGGCAGTTAAGTCGAGCTATAGCAGAAGCTCAATTGAGGATACGAGAAATAGGCACCGCGATTTTGTTGCTGCCATTGATGAGAAGATCACAAAAGTTGAGTATTCATTATATGAATCTGACCAATCGGGTTGTGAGGCACCTCGGCCTTGGGCGCGTTTGGATGAAGGAGAACAAGATGAACTTGCATTATTTCTTTCGGGAATGCCAGCGACCGGAAATCCGCGAATAGTTGATACCGATTCAGTCAGTAATTGTTCAAAGAATGCACACGCTTTGTCTGGGTTGGGTGAAGCAAAGGAAGATAGATTAAATGCGCATCGTAGGGCAGCTAGTGCTAGTGCTGATATTGGTTCTTGGAAAATTGCAGTTTCTGATGATGCACAGCAATGGAGTTCGTCCAGTGGTTCCTCCGGTCCTATGCCTAAGGTAGCAAGTTTATCGGCATTTCTTAGTTCGATGGGATCCGTACCTGTGTTGAAGTGGCCTAGGAATGGTTATAGAAAGCTGAATCATAAAGAACCCGATAATGCGCTACTTCCAATGACCGAATTGAAAAAG GGCAACAAGGCATCCTTCGAAAAAAGTAAGAGTTGTCTTGAAAGTTCTGATGAATCTTATGACAAGCAACTTTATGGATGGTATGGTGCTATTCAGAGACAGATTCGAAGATCTCAATACCAAATGCGATACAGTCAACCAGTTCGAATAACAGTTTCCGTTGTTGTTCTCCTTTGCTTGATTG TTTTAATTGCGATTCGCGCAATGTAG